One genomic region from Electrophorus electricus isolate fEleEle1 chromosome 23, fEleEle1.pri, whole genome shotgun sequence encodes:
- the tuba5 gene encoding tubulin alpha 5: protein MRECISIHVGQAGVQIGNACWELYCLEHGIQPDGNMPSDKTIGGGDDSFNTFFSETGSGKHVPRAVFVDLEPAVIDEVRTGIYRQLFHPEQLISGKEDAANNYARGHYTVGKEIIDMVLERVRKLTDQCTGLQGFLIFHSFGGGTGSGFTSLLMERLSVDYGKKSKLEFAIYPAPQVSTAVVEPYNSILTTHTTLEHSDCAFMVDNEAIYDICRRNLDIERPTYTNLNRLIGQIVSSITASLRFDGALNVDLTEFQTNLVPYPRIHFPLVTYSPIISAEKAYHEQLSVAEITSACFEPSNQMVKCDPRHGKYMACCMLYRGDVVPKDVNAAIANIKTKRSIQFVDWCPTGFKVGINYQPPTVVPGGDLAKVQRAVCMLSNTTAIAEAWARLDHKFDLMYAKRAFVHWYVGEGMEEGEFSEAREDLAALEKDYEEVGTESVEDEEEGEEY from the exons ATG CGTGAGTGCATCTCCATCCACGTGGGCCAGGCTGGTGTGCAGATCGGCAATGCGTGCTGGGAATTGTACTGCCTGGAGCATGGCATTCAACCTGATGGCAATATGCCAAGTGACAAGACCATTGGTGGTGGGGATGACTCTTTTAACACTTTCTTCAGTGAGACTGGCTCTGGAAAGCATGTACCAAGAGCAGTGTTTGTGGATCTCGAGCCAGCAGTCATTG ATGAGGTGAGGACAGGCATATACAGGCAGCTTTTCCACCCAGAACAGCTCATCTCTGGGAAGGAGGATGCAGCTAATAACTATGCCCGGGGCCATTATACTGTTGGCAAGGAAATTATTGACATGGTTTTAGAACGTGTCCGCAAACTG ACTGACCAGTGCACTGGTCTCCAAGGTTTCTTAATATTCCACAGTTTTGGTGGAGGAACAGGCTCTGGTTTTACCTCCCTACTGATGGAGCGCCTGTCTGTTGACTATGGCAAGAAGTCAAAGCTGGAGTTTGCCATCTATCCAGCACCTCAAGTTTCTACGGCTGTAGTTGAGCCCTACAACTCCATCctgaccacccacaccaccctggAGCACTCTGACTGTGCCTTCATGGTTGACAATGAGGCCATTTACGACATCTGTCGTCGCAACCTTGATATTGAGAGACCTACCTACACCAACCTCAACCGGCTCATTGGCCAGATCGTTTCCTCGATCACTGCTTCTCTGAGGTTTGATGGGGCCCTGAATGTGGATCTGACCGAGTTTCAGACCAACTTGGTGCCATATCCAAGAATCCACTTCCCCCTGGTCACATATTCCCCAATCATATCTGCTGAAAAGGCCTACCATGAGCAGCTCTCTGTTGCTGAAATCACTAGTGCTTGTTTCGAGCCATCCAATCAGATGGTGAAGTGTGATCCCCGCCATGGCAAGTACATGGCCTGCTGTATGCTCTACCGTGGTGATGTTGTACCCAAAGATGTGAATGCTGCCATTGCCAACATCAAGACCAAACGCTCCATCCAGTTTGTGGACTGGTGTCCCACTGGGTTTAAG GTTGGCATCAACTACCAGCCCCCCACTGTGGTTCCTGGCGGAGACTTGGCCAAGGTCCAGAgggctgtgtgcatgctgagtAATACCACAGCTATCGCTGAGGCCTGGGCCCGGCTAGACCATAAGTTTGACCTGATGTATGCCAAGAGAGCCTTTGTGCACTGGTATGTGGGTGAAGGCATGGAAGAGGGGGAGTTCTCTGAGGCCAGAGAAGACCTTGCAGCTCTGGAGAAAGATTACGAAGAGGTTGGCACAGAGTCTgtggaagatgaagaggagggagaggaataTTGA